A region from the Andrena cerasifolii isolate SP2316 chromosome 9, iyAndCera1_principal, whole genome shotgun sequence genome encodes:
- the LOC143373077 gene encoding histone lysine acetyltransferase CREBBP isoform X4, with product MAEHMVDGPPNKRPKLGDFPGTSDSAVGMAPLMMHHAYTNYGGGGSGNMQQMQGPPQQLHLQQHQLQPHWNNHTVQKRNYITNTDMYDLENDLPDDLLQSASWGSATESAKPPATGPGPGQQNGDEMRHVHQQQQQLPQHIIQQQGNKNMVTNSLAMAAGTLGNKSPNMQSPPNVSVSKVVDPQMVVSLGNLPSSIASSLANNQMSIANSMGSLQSSMSMAGSNPTMSMPGGMNTGIVMTSSASGNNSMGGMAGGSLIVTNSLNKQPLNTVTMMGPNTQGIHHPSVASHHGVAQIPNGPGIMNTRAVAMQQQQQAHLVGPARGQSPHQQVHQVGIVGPGQGGPRMQAPPNMANMPNMGQIGASSPYGYASPGSGQGPGVTVCTNSPVGVVAPQQKGVGTSMTAMQAAGRFGGTTGPIGSATVVGGQEGGMAQQAQPPTPSPAQPQSGAPSGGQPGPQQATQGQIPGAGAPTGATKSTADPEKRKLIQQQLVLLLHAHKCQRRESQANGDVWQCTLPDCKTMKNVLTHMTACQAGKHCTVPHCSSSRQIISHWKHCNRNDCPVCLPLKQANKNKTTNAAAASTTQPNSQPNPSPTDVRRAYDALGIQCPTTTPGLVPGQCVTRRIPAPGMQGAPGTIGNVRLTQPQAQAAPGQSVVGAGQQVVAPNVSLPLNSDPNTVGVAGNQAAPTSGPTPAAAAAAANMQQLFGLNDSGQLTVPGENRLTSLQLPAGLQPGQVTATPVQGTKDWHQSVTPDLRNHLVHKLVQAIFPTPDPQAMLDKRMHNLVAYARKVEGDMYEMANSRSEYYHLLAEKIYKIQKELEEKRQKRKEQQQQQLQAQQQQQQQPQPSGPSGPSLRPCAPPSVGVVPPSRPVGTVTPSLRSHSPSMGPLGTIPSIGIPHNRMQFPQQQPAQQQQQVQVQAQTKVQAQAQAQAQAQAQAQVQQQMQQQQQHQQQQQQQQQGILVGPPGPSPNGQSTSTPNVVPNPGLSPFGQPQMPQANLTTTTTSATTSQFPTSNGTSGLPNSSPVQNQHQFPDLMKVRLAQAQVAIAHQHQQQQSQSQPQQPSSTSNQSATTTSLPQAPSPFNSMQQNSQQNQQFNNSRPLSVSTPNDNGISTSTPQTIPPPASSGPSPGPATTTNGPQSTTSTPNTPLVPSLMTPNQTVSSANQTPPHPGTTPSPAGLASLGKGMTSQERAALNAPRTSSMSSQMAAITAALDRDNSPSPPMNNNKGKLDSIKEESMKMEIKQEDGSENHRMDGGKSVNSDESMKTEIKTEPMEEGSGEGIVKEECSGIKEEPVTPMSSQDTTTPDIKPLVPEPIQPSGTSTDKKRLCLFKPDELRQALMPTLEKLYRQDPESIPFRQPVDPQALGIPDYFEIVKKPMDLSTIKRKLDTGQYSDPWEYVDDVWIMFDNAWLYNRKTSRVYRYCTKLSEVFEQEIDPVMQALGYCCGRKYTFNPQVLCCYGKQLCTIPRDAKYYSYQNRYTFCQKCFNDIPGDTVTLGDDPTQPQTAIKKEQFQLMKNDHLELELFVVCTDCGRKVHQICVLHMESIWPLGFTCDNCLKKKGQKRKENKFNAKRLTVTKLGTYIETRVNNFLKKKEAGAGEVAIRVVASSDKVVEVKPGMRSRFVENGDMSGEFPYRAKALFAFEEVDGTDVCFFGMHVQEYGSECTPPNTRRVYIAYLDSVHFFRPKQFRTAVYHEILLGYLDYAKQLGYTMAHIWACPPSEGDDYIFHCHPQEQKIPKPKRLQEWYKKMLDKGMVERIVLDYKDILKQAMEDKLSSAADLPYFEGDFWPNVLEESIKELDQEEEEKRKQAEAAEAAAANAIFSLSEDSETGPDGKKKGQKKAKKSNKSKANQRKNSKKSNTPQTGNDLSAKIFATMEKHKEVFFVIRLHSAQSAASLAPIQDPDPVINCDLMDGRDAFLTMARERHYEFSSLRRAKFSSMSMLYELHNQGQDKFVYTCNNCKSHVETRYHCTVCDDFDLCISCKEKDGHPHHMEKLGLDLDDGSSPADAKQANPQEARKLSIQRCIQSLVHACQCRDANCRLSSCQKMKRVVTHTKICKRKTNGGCPICKQLIALCCYHAKHCQETKCLVPFCSNIKHKLKQQQLQQRLQQAQLLRRRMAVMNTRPTGAVGAIQSGQQTSNVTMTTGVAMKPGTSPTNLPSPHQPGIGLKPGTQTPPAHVLQVVKQVQEEAARQQAPHVGYGKVTPGGGVGVGVGVGGQTGGVMPPPQMQRPMPVQMPNPGGTHLIPMDQWTPSRYQPAVMQQNPGLRQQTPQQLMQQQQQHPGQQVMAMGGQMPRQPGVIGGPVSQVGPQTQSNMHKHVLQQLMQTLKNPHTPEQQNQILQILKSNPPIMAAFIKQRALALQQQSGQYGGGVGGPLGPNQPQQQPGLQHMMSQQQQQQQAQQQQQQHQQQQQQAQQQQQQQQQAQQQQQQQQHQQQQQGRMQIQAMLNQQQQQQAQQQQQQQQQPVQQQPQWYKQQMLVMQRQQQAQQQQQQQQQQQQQQQQQQQQPFTQPPAPPYGQQRPIRPSLLGKNHLILDNKTRFVEPHGGSWSNVCHDSAYSSSGYGGFSEQGYGQPGLKPTPPPVPSPQGVMGPPGISVQQQLMQSVRSPPPIRSPQPNPSPRPVPSPRNQPVPSPRSGPVPSPHHHPPHGTPTHSPAHELGGPSEMMLSQLSGGTGAPTGHPGAMPHHPSPAPPPTSGTDSSEVTPMTPQDQLSKFVEGL from the exons ATGGCCGAACACATGGTGGACGGCCCGCCGAACAAGCGGCCGAAGCTCGGAGACTTCCCGGGGACATCGGACTCCGCGG tgGGTATGGCGCCTCTAATGATGCACCATGCTTATACAAACTACGGGGGAGGTGGCAGTGGTAACATGCAACAAATGCAGGGCCCGCCACAACAGCTACATCTGCAACAGCATCAGCTGCAGCCACATTGGAACAACCATACCGTCCAGAAAAGaa ATTACATAACAAACACAGATATGTATGATCTTGAAAATGATCTACCCGACGATCTGTTGCAATCGGCGTCTTGGGGTTCAGCAACAGAGAGTGCTAAGCCACCGGCAACGGGCCCAGGTCCAGGGCAGCAAAACGGTGATGAAATGCGACACGTAcatcagcaacagcaacaacttCCGCAGCACATAATACAGCAACAA GGCAACAAGAATATGGTTACTAATTCTTTAGCGATGGCAGCTGGAACGTTGGGTAACAAAAGTCCGAATATGCAGTCCCCACCGAATGTCTCTGTCTCTAAAGTAGTCGATCCGCAAATGGTTGTCAGTCTGGGAAATTTACCAAGTAGCATAGCCAGCTCTTTGGCCAACAATCAAATGTCCATCGCAAATTCTATGGGTAGCCTTCAATCGTCGATGAGCATGGCCGGCAGTAATCCTACCATGTCGATGCCAGGCGGAATGAATACTGGTATAGTTATGACCAGCAGCGCTAGTGGGAATAATAGTATGGGTGGCATGGCGGGTGGAAGTTTAATTGTGACCAACAGCTTGAACAAACAACCTTTAAATACT GTAACCATGATGGGGCCTAATACTCAAGGAATTCATCATCCAAGCGTTGCGTCTCATCATGGCGTTGCTCAAATACCAAATGGACCTGGGATAATGAACACCAGAGCTGTAGCgatgcagcagcaacaacaagcTCATTTGGTTGGTCCAGCGAGGGGTCAAAGTCCGCATCAGCAAGTACATCAAGTCGGTATCGTTGGTCCTGGTCAAGGCGGCCCACGAATGCAAGCTCCTCCTAACATGGCGAATATGCCGAACATGGGGCAAATTGGTGCATCCAGCCCTTATGGCTATG CGTCTCCAGGCAGTGGACAAGGGCCTGGTGTTACCGTGTGTACTAATAGTCCTGTCGGAGTTGTTGCGCCCCAGCAGAAAGGAGTGGGAACAAGTATGACCGCCATGCAAGCTGCTGGTAGATTCGGAGGAACAACAGGTCCTATTGGGTCCGCAACCGTCGTGGGTGGTCAGGAGGGTGGTATGGCGCAACAAGCTCAACCACCCACGCCAAGTCCAGCTCAACCTCAGTCCGGTGCACCAAGCGGAGGGCAACCAGGTCCGCAGCAAGCTACTCAGGGTCAGATACCCGGTGCCGGTGCTCCGACTG GTGCTACGAAATCAACTGCAGATCCAGAAAAACGTAAACTCATTCAACAGCAACTAGTTCTGTTGCTTCACGCGCATAAATGTCAACGACGCGAGAGCCAAGCGAACGGCGACGTCTGGCAGTGCACACTGCCCGATTGTAAGACCATGAAAAACGTTCTGACCCATATGACTGCTTGTCAGGCAGGGAAACATTGCACGGTGCCGCACTGTAGCTCCTCCAGACAGATCATTAGCCATTGGAAGCACTGTAATCGAAACGATTGCCCTGTCTGTTTACCCttgaaacaagcgaacaagaaCAAAACCACAAATGCTGCCGCAGCATCCACCACGCAACCAAATAGTCAACCAAATCCGAGTCCAACCGATGTGAGAAGAGCATACGACGCTCTGGGTATTCAGTGTCCTACAACAACACCTGGTTTGGTGCCTGGCCAGTGCGTTACCAGAAGAATCCCAGCGCCGGGGATGCAGGGAGCGCCTGGCACAATAGGAAACGTCAGGCTAACTCAGCCTCAAGCTCAGGCGGCTCCCGGTCAGTCGGTGGTCGGCGCCGGTCAGCAAGTGGTCGCCCCGAACGTATCTCTTCCTTTAAATTCCGATCCCAATACAGTCGGCGTGGCGGGCAATCAGGCCGCGCCTACCAGTGGACCCACGCCCGCTGCAGCGGCGGCTGCCGCGAATATGCAGCAATTGTTCGGTCTGAACGATTCAGGACAGCTCACTGTCCCCGGCGAAAACAGGCTAACGAGCCTTCAACTTCCAGCCGGACTTCAGCCAGGGCAAGTAACAGCGACACCAGTGCAGGGAACAAAGGACTGGCATCAGTCTGTAACTCCGGATCTTAGAAATCACCTTGTTCACAAATTGGTTCAAGCGATATTTCCAACTCCAGACCCGCAGGCTATGCTGGACAAACGGATGCATAACCTGGTTGCGTATGCGCGGAAAGTTGAAGGGGACATGTACGAAATGGCCAATTCGAGATCGGAATATTACCACTTACTTGCCGAGAAGATCTACAAGATTCAGAAAGAATTGGAGGAGAAGCGGCAGAAGCGAAAagaacagcagcagcagcaactgcaagcccagcagcagcagcaacagcaacctcAACCTTCCGGACCGTCTGGCCCGAGCTTGAGGCCGTGCGCTCCACCCAGTGTTGGGGTTGTACCGCCGTCACGGCCGGTTGGAACGGTCACTCCTAGCTTGCGCAGTCACTCGCCGAGCATGGGTCCACTTGGAACTATACCTTCAATAGGCATTCCCCATAACAGGATGCAGTTTCCACAGCAGCAGCCAgcgcaacaacagcagcaggtGCAGGTCCAAGCCCAAACCAAAGTCCAGGCTCAAGCTCAGGCCCAGGCTCAAGCCCAGGCTCAGGCTCAAGTTCAACAACAaatgcagcagcaacaacaacatcagcagcagcagcagcagcagcagcaaggaATTTTAGTCGGTCCACCGGGCCCTAGTCCGAACGGACAGTCGACTTCCACCCCCAACGTCGTTCCAAATCCTGGTCTCAGTCCTTTCGGGCAGCCGCAAATGCCGCAGGCAAATTTAACAACCACCACCACATCCGCAACAACTAGTCAATTTCCAACTTCGAACGGCACTTCCGGTTTACCTAACAGTTCTCCTGTACAGAATCAACATCAGTTCCCCGACCTTATGAAAGTTAGATTGGCGCAAGCGCAAGTAGCGATCGCGCATCAACACCAGCAGCAACAGAGTCAGTCGCAGCCACAGCAACCGTCGAGCACCTCGAATCAAAGCGCGACGACTACGTCGTTGCCGCAAGCCCCGTCGCCATTCAACAGTATGCAACAAAACAGCCAGCAGAATCAGCAGTTTAACAATAGTCGACCTCTGTCGGTTTCAACGCCCAACGACAACGGCATCAGCACGTCGACTCCTCAAACGATCCCACCTCCCGCATCCAGCGGGCCTAGTCCTGGTCCAGCGACTACAACGAACGGACCTCAGTCTACCACTTCCACGCCTAACACGCCATTAGTTCCTTCATTGATGACACCCAATCAGACAGTATCTTCCGCCAATCAAACACCCCCTCATCCTGGCACCACACCGTCCCCGGCCGGTCTAGCGAGCCTCGGCAAAGGGATGACGTCCCAGGAGAGGGCCGCGCTCAACGCGCCACGAacctcgtcgatgtcttcgcaAATGGCCGCCATCACGGCCGCCCTGGATCGTGACAATTCTCCTAGTCCGCCGATGAATAACAATAAAGGGAAGCTGGATTCGATTAAGGAGGAGAGCATGAAGATGGAGATCAAGCAGGAGGACGGCTCCGAGAATCACAGGATGGACGGTGGTAAGAGCGTCAACAGCGACGAATCGATGAAAACGGAAATCAAAACTGAACCGATGGAAGAAGGATCTGGAGAGGGTATCGTGAAGGAGGAGTGCTCGGGTATCAAGGAGGAGCCCGTGACGCCTATGTCCAGCCAGGACACCACGACGCCGGACATTAAACCGTTGGTCCCTGAGCCCATACAGCCGAGCGGAACGTCGACGGACAAGAAACGGCTGTGTCTGTTCAAGCCGGACGAACTTCGCCAGGCGTTGATGCCGACTCTGGAGAAACTCTACCGCCAGGATCCGGAGTCTATACCATTCAGGCAACCCGTCGATCCGCAGGCCCTCGGGATTCCCGACTACTTCGAAATCGTTAAGAAACCGATGGATCTGTCGACAATCAAAAGGAAATTGGACACAGGGCAATACAGTGATCCATGGGAGTACGTCGATGACGTGTGGATCATGTTCGACAACGCGTGGCTTTACAATCGTAAAACATCTCGGGTTTACAGATACTGCACCAAG CTCTCGGAGGTTTTTGAGCAAGAGATAGATCCTGTGATGCAGGCTCTCGGTTACTGCTGCGGTAGAAAGTACACGTTCAATCCGCAAGTACTGTGTTGCTACGGGAAACAGCTGTGTACGATACCGAGAGACGCGAAGTACTACTCTTATCAGAATAG ATACACCTTCTGTCAGAAATGTTTCAACGACATTCCTGGTGACACTGTGACGTTGGGAGATGATCCAACGCAACCTCAGAC TGCCATTAAAAAGGAACAGTTCCAGTTAATGAAGAACGATCATTTGGAATTGGAGCTTTTTGTTGTATGTACAGATTGCGGTAGAAAAGTGCATCAAATTTGCGTGCTTCACATGGAATCGATTTGGCCGTTAGG ATTTACTTGTGATAATTGTTTAAAGAAGAAGGGCCAGAAACGTAAGGAGAACAAGTTTAACGCGAAACGTTTAACGGTGACTAAATTGGGAACTTATATAGAAACACGAGTGAACAActtcttgaaaaaaaaggaAGCCGGTGCTGGCGAAGTCGCGATCAGAGTCGTAGCATCCAGTGATAAAGTCGTCGAGGTTAAACCCGGGATGAGAAGCAGGTTCGTCGAGAACGGCGACATGTCCGGGGAATTTCCGTACAGGGCGAAGGCGTTGTTTGCATTTGAAGAGGTTGATGGCACGGACGTGTGTTTTTTCGGCATGCACGTGCAGGAGTATGGCAGCGAGTGTACGCCACCTAACACCAGAAGGGTCTACATAGCGTACTTGGACTCTGTACACTTTTTCCGGCCTAAACAATTCCGAACAGCAGTGTATCACGAGATACTTCTTGGATACTTGGATTACGCGAAACAACTTGG GTACACAATGGCTCACATCTGGGCCTGTCCACCTTCCGAAGGAGACGACTACATCTTTCACTGCCACCCCCAAGAACAAAAGATTCCAAAGCCTAAGAGATTACAGGAATGGTACAAGAAAATGTTGGACAAAGGCATGGTCGAGAGGATCGTGCTCGATTACAAA gatattctaaaacaagcAATGGAAGACAAACTGTCGTCGGCCGCCGATTTACCATATTTCGAGGGCGATTTCTGGCCGAATGTTTTGGAAGAGAGTATTAAAGAATTAGAccaagaagaggaagagaaacGCAAACAGGCTGAAGCTGCGGAAGCTGCCGCCGCCAATGCG ATTTTCTCCTTGTCGGAAGATTCGGAAACAGGTCCGGATGGCAAGAAGAAGGGGCAGAAGAAGGCcaaaaaatcaaacaaatccAAAGCGAATCAAAGGAAGAATAGTAAAAAGTCTAATACTCCTCAGACTGGGAACGACCTGTCTGCGAAAATTTTTGCGACCATGGAGAAGCACAAGGAAGTATTCTTCGTCATCAGGTTGCATAGTGCTCAAAGTGCAGCCAGTTTAGCA CCGATTCAGGATCCTGACCCCGTTATTAACTGCGACCTTATGGATGGTCGCGATGCTTTCCTTACGATGGCTAGAGAAAGACATTACGAGTTCTCTTCTCTAAGGCGTGCGAAATTCAGCTCCATGTCCATGTTGTACGAATTACACAACCAAGGCCAAGACAAATTTGTTTATACTTGTAATAACTGTAAGAGTCATGTAGAAACGAGATATCACTGTACAGTTTGTGAT GACTTTGACCTATGTATAAGCTGTAAAGAGAAAGATGGTCATCCTCATCATATGGAGAAACTTGGTTTAGATCTGGATGATGGTTCATCGCCGGCCGATGCCAAACAAGCAAATCCACAG GAGGCGCGTAAACTTTCGATACAGAGATGTATTCAATCGTTGGTGCACGCGTGCCAGTGCAGAGATGCTAACTGTCGTCTATCCAGCTGCCAGAAGATGAAGCGAGTAGTAACGCATACAAAGATTTGCAAGCGAAAGACGAATGGAGGCTGTCCAATATGTAAACAATTGATAGCGCTATGCTGTTACCATGCTAAACACTGCCAGGAGACTAAGTGTCTTGTCCCATTCTGTTCGAACATCAAACACAAGCTGAAGCAACAGCAACTTCAGCAACGGTTACAACAAGCGCAATTGTTAAG GAGAAGAATGGCTGTGATGAACACGAGACCGACGGGTGCTGTAGGAGCGATACAATCTGGGCAACAAACTTCCAACGTCACTATGACGACCGGTGTTGCCATGAAACCAGGGACTAGCCCTACCAATCTACCCTCGCCGCATCAACCTGGGATAGGGTTGAAGCCTGGCACGCAAACGCCGCCTGCTCATGTCCTCCAGGTGGTTAAGCAAGTACAAGAGGAAGCCGCAAGACAGCAGGCGCCGCACGTGGGCTATGGCAAAGTGACGCCGGGCGGCGGTGTCGGTGTCGGTGTTGGCGTAGGAGGACAAACTGGCGGCGTGATGCCTCCGCCTCAAATGCAGCGGCCGATGCCCGTCCAAATGCCGAATCCCGGTGGTACTCATCTCATTCCAATGGATCAGTGGACGCCAAG TAGGTATCAACCTGCGGTGATGCAGCAGAATCCTGGTCTGAGGCAGCAGACGCCGCAACAGCTGatgcagcaacaacagcagcacccAGGGCAGCAGGTGATGGCGATGGGTGGACAGATGCCGAGGCAGCCAGGAGTAATCGGTGGCCCGGTCAGTCAAGTCGGACCGCAGACTCAAAGTAACATGCACAAGCACGTATTGCAGCAACTCATGCAGACTCTCAAGAATCCCCATACTCCTGAGCAGCAGAACCAAATACTCCAAATACTCAAAAGCAATCCACCGATAATGGCCGCATTCATCAAGCAACGG gcGCTTGCCCTTCAGCAACAAAGTGGTCAGTACGGCGGAGGAGTCGGCGGCCCTTTGGGTCCTAATCAGCCGCAACAACAACCTGGTTTGCAGCATATGATGtctcagcagcaacagcaacaacaggctcaacaacagcagcagcagcaccaacagcagcagcagcaggctcaacagcagcagcagcaacagcagcaggctcaacagcagcagcagcagcaacagcaccaacagcagcagcaaggCAGAATGCAGATACAAGCGATGCTGaatcaacaacaacagcagcaggctcaacagcagcaacaacaacagcagcaacctGTTCAGCAACAGCCGCAGTGGTACAAGCAACAAATGCTGGTGATGCAGAGACAACAGCAGgctcaacagcagcagcagcagcagcagcagcaacaacaacaacagcagcagcagcagcagcaaccgtTCACGCAACCACCAGCACCACCTTACGGTCAACAGCGACCAATCAGGCCGTCCCTTCTCGGTAAGAATCATTTGATTCTCGACAACAAAACGAGATTCGTCGAGCCGCATGGTGGTTCGTGGTCTAACGTCTGCCACGATTCCGCGTATTCTTCCTCAGGTTACGGTGGCTTTAGCGAACAAGGCTACGGTCAACCCGGTTTAAAACCAACTCCACCCCCGGTACCTTCTCCGCAAGGTGTGATGGGACCTCCAGGGATCTCTGTACAGCAACAACTCATGCAGTCCGTTCGATCTCCGCCACCCATACGATCTCCTCAACCGAATCCTTCCCCGCGACCAGTTCCATCCCCGCGCAATCAACCAGTTCCTTCGCCCCGGTCGGGCCCGGTACCGTCGCCCCATCATCACCCGCCTCACGGCACGCCGACCCACTCGCCGGCTCACGAGCTCGGAGGGCCAAGCGAGATGATGCTGTCGCAGCTGAGCGGCGGTACCGGCGCGCCGACGGGCCACCCGGGCGCCATGCCCCATCATCCGTCTCCGGCGCCACCGCCCACCAGCGGCACGGACTCCAGTGAAGTGACGCCCATGACGCCGCAAGACCAACTCTCCAAGTTTGTCGAAGGATTGTAG